Genomic segment of Ewingella sp. CoE-038-23:
TTTCCGGCGGCGGCCCGATTTTAACCCCCACGCTGGATGCCATCGCGCTGGTGCCGATGTTCCCGCACACCCTGTCGGCCAGACCCTTGGTGATTAACAGTAGCAGCACCATCTGCCTGAAATTCTCTAATATCAGCAGTGACTTAGAGATAAGTTGCGACAGTCAAATCGCCCTGCCGATTCAGCAAGGGGAAGAAGTGGTGATTCGCCGTAGTGACTACCACCTCAACTTGATCCACCCAAAAGACTATAGCTATTTCAATACGTTGAGCACCAAACTAGGCTGGTCGAAGAAATTGTTCTGATACCAAAGGCTGCCCCAGAAAAAATATTGCGCCAGGGACTTTACTGTATATAAAACCAGTTTATACTGTATGAAATTACAGGTCTGTTGTTTTGTACAGGAAGGTGATCATGCTGGCGCAATTAACTATCAGTAACTTTGCCATCGTTCGTGAGTTAGACATCGATTTTCACAGCGGTATGACGGCAATCACCGGCGAAACCGGCGCAGGTAAATCCATTGCTATCGACGCCTTAGGTTTGTGCCTCGGCAACCGGGCTGATGGCAGCACCGTGCGTCTGGGGGCTAATCGCGCCGATATCTGCGCGCGCTTCACGCTGGCTGACACCCCTTCTGCAAAACAATGGCTGGCCGACAACCAGCTCGACGAAGGTAATGACTGCTTACTGCGCCGCACCATCAGCGCGGACGGTCGTTCTCGCAGCTTTATCAATGGCACCCCTGTCCCGCTTTCCCAAATGCGTGAAATTGGTCAGCATCTGATTCAGATCCACGGCCAGCATGCACACCAACTCCTGCTGAAACCTGAACATCAAAAACAGCTACTGGATGCCTATGCAGACCAGCCACTGCTGCTGGCGCAAATGCGTCAGGCTTACCAGAACTGGCACCAGAGCTGTCGCCAGCTGGCGCAGTATCAACAGCAAGTCACCGAGCGCGAGGCGCGTCGGCAGCTGTTGCAATACCAGTTAAAAGAGCTGAACGAGTTTGCCCCGCAGGCTGGTGAATATGAGCAGATCGACGAAGAGTACAAACTGCTGGCGAATAGCGGGCAGGTGATGTCACTGAGCCAGAACGCGCTCTATTTGCTGGCCGACGGCGACGATCAAAACGTGGTCAGCCTGCTGTATAGCGCTAAAAGCCAGCTAACCGAACTGGCCGAAATCGACAGCAAAATTAATGAGCTGATCGTGATGCTTGACGACGCCTCCATCCAAATCAGTGAAGCCAGCGATGAGTTGCGCCACTACAGCGAGCGGATGGAAATCGACCCGAATCGCATGTTTGAGCTAGAGCAGAGACTCTCTCGCCAACTGAGTTTAGCGAAAAAGCATCACGTTTCTGCCGAAGAGTTGCCAACTCTGCATCGCCAGCTGTTGGACGAGCAGCAGATGCTCGACGATCACGAAACCAATCAGGCAGAACTCAGCGAAGCCGTTAACCTGCACTATCAGCAAGCACTGAGCATTGCCCAGCAGCTGCATGATAAGCGCCAGTTCTATGCTGACGAGCTGACTCGCCTGATCACCGACAGCATGCAAAGCCTGTCGATGCCACACGGTAAATTTAAGATACAAGTTCAGTTTGTTCCCGAGCATTTAAGTCAGGAAGGTGCCGATCGTCTGGAATTTCAGGTCACCACCAACCCAGGCCAGCCATTACAGGCTCTGGCGAAAGTGGCCTCCGGCGGTGAACTGTCCCGCATCGCACTGGCGATTCAGGTGATCACGGCGCAGAAAATGGAAACCCCGGCGCTGATTTTCGATGAAGTGGACGTCGGCATCAGCGGCCCGACCGCCGCTATCGTCGGCAGACTGCTGCGCCAGTTGGGTGAGTCTACGCAGGTGATGTGTGTGACCCACTTACCGCAGGTAGCGGGTTGTGGTCATCAACATTA
This window contains:
- the recN gene encoding DNA repair protein RecN yields the protein MLAQLTISNFAIVRELDIDFHSGMTAITGETGAGKSIAIDALGLCLGNRADGSTVRLGANRADICARFTLADTPSAKQWLADNQLDEGNDCLLRRTISADGRSRSFINGTPVPLSQMREIGQHLIQIHGQHAHQLLLKPEHQKQLLDAYADQPLLLAQMRQAYQNWHQSCRQLAQYQQQVTEREARRQLLQYQLKELNEFAPQAGEYEQIDEEYKLLANSGQVMSLSQNALYLLADGDDQNVVSLLYSAKSQLTELAEIDSKINELIVMLDDASIQISEASDELRHYSERMEIDPNRMFELEQRLSRQLSLAKKHHVSAEELPTLHRQLLDEQQMLDDHETNQAELSEAVNLHYQQALSIAQQLHDKRQFYADELTRLITDSMQSLSMPHGKFKIQVQFVPEHLSQEGADRLEFQVTTNPGQPLQALAKVASGGELSRIALAIQVITAQKMETPALIFDEVDVGISGPTAAIVGRLLRQLGESTQVMCVTHLPQVAGCGHQHYFVSKDTDGEATETQMNRLDKKARLQELARLLGGSEVTRNTLANAKELLAA